In Roseibium algicola, the DNA window TAGCCAAGCAAAAGCGACAAAAATGATCTTTTTGGGCAGAATCCTGTACATAGTTTTACCTTATAGGTTGTATCAAGGTTGCGGAAGTCCTAAATTGAACAAAACGTGATCAAAAGGGACGATTCGTGACCTTAGCTAATGCTCATGCCTTGTTTTGCGGCCTGAAGTCCACCCCAAGTTATTTGGCAAATCTTACAATCGACGATGAAGAGCGTAAGGGGCTCCTGGATGCGCGCAGAGCAATCCGCGCCACTCTAAAATCAGCGGCGAAACACCTTGTCATAGAGGACAAGTATTGGCAGGAAGGAAGTCGTTTCAAGGATTCCTGGCGCCAGCGTCCCGACACAATTGAGCTCAAGTTCATGACCCAAGGCAGTTTTGCCTATGGAACATTGAATGCACCTGCCCAAGCGCCTTGGCAAGAAATCGATCTCGACGATGGAATGTATGTTCCGGTAGATTTTCTTGAAAGTGGTGAACCTGCGCTCGCTGCCAAGGCGCTCTTTGAGTTTGTGGAGACTGCCCTCAAACCTCTTTGTGACGAGAATGACTGGGGAGTTACCCAAAAAGCAAACTGCGTTCGTGTAAAGCTCTGGCACGGCGCCCATATTGACATTCCGATTTATTCAATCCCGCGTATTAAATTTGGACAGCTCGTCGAAGCCGCAACAAAAATGGATTTTGCCGACGGGCTTTTCTCGCAGAAACGCATCTCTCAAATGAATCGCCTCCCTTCGGATCAGGTAATGCTCGCGCGCAGAGATGGCACTTGGGTTCAATCTGACCCTCAGCAATTACATGAGTGGGTTCAAGCAAGAAAAGACCGTTTCGGAGCCGTATATTTAAGGCTGTGCCGCTTCTATAAAGGGTGGAGGGACTTCATTTGGATCGATTCCCCTCTCTCGTCCCTCTGCATCATGCGCACCGTTGAAATGGCCCTCAATGAATTTGACGGCTTCCCCTCTGATGAACGGGATGATGAATTGATTTTGAAAGTGGCAGAATTGGTTCCCGGTTACTTCGATGGCAAAATTAGCAATCCTGTCCTAACAAACCTGCACTTGAATGAGTGGAAAAAAAAAGAGAGGGCAGTCATCGTTAAAGCAGCCAATGACCTAAAAGATGAAATGACCTCGGCACTTCACCGAACAGGCGATGCTGAACGTGTTGTTCAGAAACTTCGCGACCGTTTTGGTGATAGAATTCCATATCGCCCCGATGCGGTAAAAATTGGCTCAAGAATCGAAGCTGTGCAACAGTCTTCCCCTGATAAGGTCGCAGCTCCCAGCGTAATTGCTTCAACATCTGGATAATGGACAAGACCAAAGCCATTCAGATTATCGACGCGACCTTAAGGGCTAGAGGCTTTGAATATATAGGACCGGGTTCTTGCGACTATCAGGGCCCCGTGAGTGTTCACGGCAAGAAAATCGACATCAAATTATTCATTCCTGACGTTCATTTTGCCAGTAAGGCAAAAGCCTACTTGGTCGATAGAGAGCAAATTCCTCTTGAGACCCTTGCTCATATTGAGAGTGAAGATGGCATTTGTTACGCGTCAGGAGCTGGGCTTCCGCTTGATATCTATGAACCCGGACAGGCGGTTTTGCGTATTCTGGCCGAAATTGAGCGAACGCTGGAGTTATCTTACAAAGGACGTGCGCGCCAAGAAGTTGTCGATGAATATCAATTTTATTGGGATGCGAATTTGGGCATCCGCATATTCCTCCCCAAGTCTTTAGATAAA includes these proteins:
- a CDS encoding CBASS cGAMP synthase, whose protein sequence is MTLANAHALFCGLKSTPSYLANLTIDDEERKGLLDARRAIRATLKSAAKHLVIEDKYWQEGSRFKDSWRQRPDTIELKFMTQGSFAYGTLNAPAQAPWQEIDLDDGMYVPVDFLESGEPALAAKALFEFVETALKPLCDENDWGVTQKANCVRVKLWHGAHIDIPIYSIPRIKFGQLVEAATKMDFADGLFSQKRISQMNRLPSDQVMLARRDGTWVQSDPQQLHEWVQARKDRFGAVYLRLCRFYKGWRDFIWIDSPLSSLCIMRTVEMALNEFDGFPSDERDDELILKVAELVPGYFDGKISNPVLTNLHLNEWKKKERAVIVKAANDLKDEMTSALHRTGDAERVVQKLRDRFGDRIPYRPDAVKIGSRIEAVQQSSPDKVAAPSVIASTSG